The Plectropomus leopardus isolate mb chromosome 22, YSFRI_Pleo_2.0, whole genome shotgun sequence genome includes a window with the following:
- the LOC121961205 gene encoding amphoterin-induced protein 2-like, which yields MRPIASQLLGKTGVGGSRLNPATAALLLFLYLGFSPSVATCPPYCLCASDIISCSGRNLSALPSDLPSYATRLDLSHNTITVLPVDWISQPFERLATLVLSRNSIGRLEVNTFAVTPHLIHLDLSSNQLTVLNSSIFTGLKNLKELLLFGNQIIQINPGAFSDLYSLQRLYLSGNRLTAFPLGLYWEPGGPRNLTFLDLSYNKLSKVPIQSLLSLTRQGGIYLQENPLVCDCALLALLEYWMWKQYRPLVDFRHGYPCRDDSGLGSECSQELVSDMPLEVQTFQVEPGKLLKVPCPGLASSAQERQEVFWLTPKTVVNSSTYDPSDHLIVFPNGTLEIRGALIEDSGTYRCVAARGRQYDPSESLEVNVVVGNLSTASASGLAHSSSTEHFNTAFTTLASCVVSIILVLLYLYLTPCRCRDNRGSRGCGGRAIILCSDPREVESGQRRSNGKRVAFLEPQAEDSDIGGLKTPAINLGHVTTEGILKNGSRTVGQTFTDAAHMA from the coding sequence ATGCGTCCCATTGCCTCGCAGCTTTTAGGCAAGACTGGTGTTGGAGGCAGCCGTTTGAACCCTGCAACTGCAGCCTTGCTGCTCTTCCTGTATCTTggcttctctccctctgtggcCACTTGCCCACCCTACTGCCTTTGTGCCAGTGATATAATTTCCTGCAGTGGACGCAATCTGTCTGCTCTGCCCTCTGATCTCCCAAGCTATGCCACACGGTTGGATCTGAGCCACAATACCATCACTGTCCTGCCTGTGGACTGGATTTCCCAACCGTTCGAACGCCTTGCTACACTGGTTCTCAGCCGAAACTCCATTGGCCGACTTGAGGTGAACACCTTTGCTGTGACACCACATCTTATCCACCTGGACCTCTCTTCAAACCAACTAACAGTGCTGAACTCGTCCATCTTCACTGGGTTGAAGAACCTAAAAGAGCTGCTGCTTTTTGGCAACCAGATAATCCAGATTAACCCTGGCGCCTTCAGCGATCTTTACAGCCTACAGAGGCTCTACCTCTCTGGAAACAGACTGACGGCGTTCCCCCTGGGGCTTTATTGGGAACCTGGAGGGCCTCGTAATCTGACCTTCCTTGATCTTTCGTACAACAAGCTCTCCAAGGTGCCCATCCAGAGCCTGCTGTCTCTCACCCGGCAAGGTGGAATTTATTTGCAGGAAAACCCTTTGGTCTGTGACTGTGCTTTACTCGCCTTGCTGGAATACTGGATGTGGAAACAGTATCGCCCCCTGGTGGACTTTAGACATGGATACCCATGTAGAGATGATTCAGGACTGGGGTCCGAATGTAGCCAGGAGTTAGTTTCAGATATGCCCCTTGAGGTGCAGACTTTCCAAGTAGAGCCTGGTAAATTGCTAAAAGTACCATGTCCAGGGTTGGCCTCCTCAGCCCAAGAGAGGCAAGAGGTGTTCTGGCTTACCCCCAAGACTGTGGTGAATTCATCAACTTATGATCCGAGTGACCACTTAATAGTTTTCCCCAATGGCACCCTTGAAATCCGAGGAGCCCTGATAGAGGATTCTGGTACGTACAGGTGTGTGGCAGCCCGCGGACGCCAGTATGACCCCAGTGAGTCTCTGGAGGTCAATGTGGTGGTCGGGAACTTGAGCACTGCATCTGCCAGTGGCTTGGCACACAGTAGCAGTACAGAGCATTTCAACACGGCGTTCACCACCCTGGCTTCCTGTGTGGTTAGCATCATACTGGTGCTGCTCTACCTCTACCTCACTCCCTGTCGATGCCGGGACAACCGGGGATCGAGAGGGTGTGGTGGACGAGccatcatcctctgctcagaCCCCAGAGAGGTAGAGTCGGGACAGCGACGGTCAAATGGAAAGAGGGTGGCTTTCTTAGAGCCTCAAGCCGAGGACTCTGATATTGGTGGTCTAAAAACACCAGCAATAAATTTGGGTCATGTTACCACTGAGGGAATTCTTAAGAATGGAAGTAGGACAGTGGGACAGACCTTCACAGATGCTGCTCATATGGCATAG